A portion of the Gossypium arboreum isolate Shixiya-1 chromosome 8, ASM2569848v2, whole genome shotgun sequence genome contains these proteins:
- the LOC108470274 gene encoding peroxidase 57, with protein sequence MMRMKIIFVLYFTILLPLALAQLKVGFYKTSCPRAESIVKAAVQKRFNTDKSITAALLRMHFHDCFVRGCDASILIDSTNQSRSEKESGPNLTVRGYELIDEAKKALEKVCPSKVSCADIITLATRDSVVLAGGPSYDVPTGRRDGRVSNMNEVNLPGPSLSVSQAFQSFKDKGLTMDDMVTLLGGHTVGVAHCFFFSGRLTNFQGTGKPDPSMDAGLVTTLKGICGNGSNPTAFLDQGTSFSFDNEFYRQIRAKKGVMKIDQELADDRLSSGIVSRFASNANLFRTRFAQAMVKMGNIQVLVGNAGEIRKNCRVINSK encoded by the exons ATGATGAGAATGAAGATTATATTTGTGCTTTATTTCACGATTCTTCTTCCTTTAGCTTTAGCACAACTAAAAGTAGGGTTTTACAAGACAAGTTGTCCTCGAGCTGAATCCATTGTTAAAGCCGCTGTTCAAAAACGTTTCAACACTGATAAATCCATCACTGCCGCCTTGCTTCGCATGCATTTTCATGATTGTTTCGTTAGA GGATGTGATGCATCGATTCTGATAGATTCGACTAATCAAAGCAGATCAGAGAAAGAATCTGGTCCCAACTTGACAGTACGCGGATACGAGCTCATCGATGAAGCAAAGAAAGCCTTAGAAAAGGTTTGCCCATCAAAAGTTTCATGTGCTGACATCATAACACTAGCCACCCGAGACTCCGTTGTTCTTGCCGGTGGACCTTCTTACGACGTTCCGACGGGAAGACGAGATGGTCGGGTCTCTAATATGAACGAAGTTAACTTACCGGGACCGTCGTTATCGGTTTCACAAGCTTTCCAATCTTTTAAGGATAAAGGCCTGACAATGGACGATATGGTTACACTTTTAGGTGGCCATACAGTTGGTGTGGCACATTGCTTTTTTTTCTCGGGTCGGCTTACTAATTTCCAAGGGACAGGGAAACCCGACCCAAGTATGGATGCGGGTTTGGTAACTACGCTGAAAGGGATTTGTGGTAATGGATCGAACCCTACGGCGTTTCTGGACCAGGGCACGTCTTTTAGTTTTGATAATGAGTTTTATAGGCAGATTCGGGCGAAGAAAGGGGTGATGAAGATAGATCAAGAGTTGGCTGATGATAGATTATCGAGTGGAATCGTATCGAGATTTGCTTCAAATGCGAATTTGTTTAGAACAAGGTTTGCTCAAGCAATGGTGAAGATGGGGAATATTCAAGTTCTTGTTGGAAATGCTGGAGAAATTAGGAAAAATTGTAGAGTTATTAACTCTAAATGA